GGTGCAGTGAGCATAAGAGACAGATAAGAGATTGTGCCCCATGGTTGTGGCTGAGAACCCTCTAGAAGTCCATCTGCCTGCCCtacagagggagcagagccagcaggtcCTCCCTGGGCTGGATGTGTAGGACTTACAGCCCAGGGGAGCacaaggcagcagggacacaggagggaaaggacagaggggcagagggcagaggcagggatgggctgtgctTCCCAAGAGTCCTTTTGCAAGGACAGCTGGGTTCCTCAGCCTCTCAGGAAGCAACAAGCtgatgctccatccctggtgATGTATCATCCTGTTGAATCCTTAGGTTCACACCCTGGAATCATCGCCAGCAGCTTTAGCAGGGGAAGCATCTCCTGCCACAGAGGCCACTGCCCAAGCCTGAGAGGCCAAAGCCCCCAGAGTTGATGGGCACTCCCTgagagctgaggatgctgccaacggcagcagaggtggaggatCCCACCACGGTGttctgtgggaaggagctgaggatggggccGGGCAGGGTGACCAGCACGGGCGAGGGCTGGATGGCCACGGTGgagtcctggcactgcctgacacagggctcattgcagctgttggccagcGGACTGCCTGACACAGGAGGATGCTGCCAAcggcagcagaggtggaggatCCCACCACGGTGttctgtgggaaggagctgaggatggggccGGGCAGGGTGACCAGCACGGGCGAGGGCTGGATGGCCACGGTGgagtcctggcactgcctgacacagggctcattgcagctgttggccagcGGGGTGGGgccgcagggctggcagggccggCACGGGGTGTAGCAGGACATGGCTTGGGGCTGGAGATGCACCTGGCATGTTTGCTTCTATTTTGAAATACGTTATTATGTAACTGACTCCAAATTCAGGCCcttcaaattaaattacatgTGCACAGTAATAAAGACAGGGGATAGAAAAGCATAAGAGGCAAGTGAGTAGAAGCCTGTAACTACCACAAGGGAGAGAAGACATGAGTTCACACAAAGAGCTGGAAGGATCATAAGAAGATCCACAGGCTTCTCCTTCTCCAAAGCCCACTAGAGACCTGCAAAACACAACCAAGCCACGGGAGATCCCTTCCAAGCCCATACCACAGGAGACACCAAACTGACCTCCAGCCTCTCTCCATGTCATTTTGCACCCTTCCCTCTCCCATAGAAAGCAATCCCAGAATCAGGTATAGAACAAAGAGAGTTTTGTGCTGAAAAATCCCATTGAAGGATAATGATGAGAATGAATAAAAGAAGTAAGAGCTTCAGACTTACCTTGTTCCCAAGGAGATTGTGTGGAGGAGAGGAGTGGATGAGAGACtgaggagatggagcagcttTTATACTGCTCCAACACCCCTCCAGGCCCACAGTCACTGCATGAGGGCAGTAATTTTCCAACAGACTCATCTCCAAAGCAAAATATCCCACCTAATGCCCCaggtggtgttttgttttccatcacCACTGTCAGTacatttcctcatttctgaCGTGCCCATTATGCTATGTAGGCTCCTTTCAAGTTCCAGGATGACAGAGGCAATGATTTCCCAAGATGGATCATGTCACTATCACCAGAAGATGTACCCCCAAGTGCAGGAGAGGGTCTATGCAGGTGTAGGACATAGAACTGGGAAATCTGGCCATGTTGCTTTCAAACCCTG
This genomic stretch from Ficedula albicollis isolate OC2 unplaced genomic scaffold, FicAlb1.5 N00436, whole genome shotgun sequence harbors:
- the LOC101812610 gene encoding feather keratin 1-like, with product MSCYTPCRPCQPCGPTPLANSCNEPCVRQCQDSTVAIQPSPVLVTLPGPILSSFPQNTVVGSSTSAAVGSILSSQGVPINSGGFGLSGLGSGLCGRRCFPC